In one window of Miscanthus floridulus cultivar M001 chromosome 12, ASM1932011v1, whole genome shotgun sequence DNA:
- the LOC136495407 gene encoding synaptonemal complex protein ZEP1-like isoform X1: MQKLSGFRSLEGFRSLAGSASTAMKAANLRPSPDTGGTSYGSFANLKITAEKLVKEQASVKTDLEMAHVKLRRATEQINLLEGKLQQAVNENAKLKVKQTEDSKLWQGLDSKLSSTKTLCDQLTETLQQLASQTEQAEEDKKFFEEMLGKNSKDLDAFNCLLRDLSTKLEDAEQKIISGRQEMLQIKQEKEEMDQSYKERLYSNDTTIKEKDSLIKQLEGSVEENKSRLICLDSRLQCMEQELKLKDDVCTNLKGNLASSESEKNSLELMNKGHILEIEKLCQDNKDLRELLSSFMVKVTELDKEHASVSSHVSRLISSFERFYEMAQEEKMLMTRSSKDNFEHLQSQYVDLTSENNALKTEIEELKSRLIEFQRTQEIVMVQHVEECQVAEDKIRRLESEAEVSASNINQLEKLASELQGRIQKLLEDSTLAENHKQELLQKILKLESDNQELLGQVQSIMEEKSNNAESLQGEITKRDQQVNTLENQINQLRSVLDEKEQLYRCSVEREKILEDQKLQVEASLSATECQLSEAKKQYDLMLEGEKIELSKHLEELSLKNDQAINEIRKKYELEKIEITNAEKEKAEKLIREIENKCNEKISQNKHDSERYLICLKEEHGTMVARIQQDNEHKESILQAHHKEELQRIQSQAENELRERLSLLRKEHELQIKSLRMHHDEECQRMQEELELQKSKEEKQRALLQLQWKVMGESQQVDQEVNSKKEYSVSSIKRRDPYGRKEHEVQLASPETKRKDVNLPGILESPISNMLRKVDKVSQDIPKHRKVTHHEYEVETANGRITKRRKTRSTVMFGEPNTQKSLHNTADKDVTKIKKVPTGSRAHPANLGELFSEGSLNPYADDPYAFG; the protein is encoded by the exons ATGCAGAAGCTATCGGGGTTTAGGAGCCTCGAGGGGTTCCGATCCCTCGCTGGATCCGCCTCGACGGCCATGAAGGCCGCAAACCTCAGGCCCTCCCCGGATACCGGGGGTACTTCGTACGGGAGCTTCGCCAATCTTAAGATCACAGCAG AGAAACTGGTCAAGGAGCAGGCTTCAGTGAAGACTGATCTAGAAATGGCG CATGTCAAATTGAGAAGAGCAACAGAACAGATAAACCTTTTAGAGGGAAAACTTCAACAAGCTGTGAATGAAAATGCAAAGCTTAAGGTGAAGCAGACTGAAGATTCGAAGCTCTGGCAGGGATTAGATTCGAAACTCTCCTCAACAAAGACCTTGTGTGATCAACTGACTGAAACACTGCAGCAGCTAGCTAGTCAGACAGAACAAG CTGAGGAAGATAAGAAGTTTTTTGAGGAGATGCTTGGGAAGAATTCCAAAGATCTGGATGCATTCAACTGCCTGTTGCGTGATTTATCAACAAAACTGGAGGATGCAGAACAAAAGATAATTTCAG GGCGACAGGAGATGTTGCAGATCAAACAAGAGAAAGAAGAGATGGATCAAAGTTACAAGGAACGACTGTATTCAAATGATACTACGATAAAGGAAAAAG ATTCCCTCATCAAGCAGTTGGAGGGTTCAGTTGAGGAAAATAAATCCCGCTTGATATGTCTTGACTCCCGCTTGCAATGCATGGAGCAAGAGCTGAAACTAAAAGATGATGTTTGTACCAACCTGAAAGGAAACCTAGCAAGCAGTGAAAGTGAAAAGAACAGCTTGGAGCTTATGAATAAGGGACACATTCTGGAAATTGAAAAACTATGCCAGGACAATAAGGATCTTAGGGAATTGCTTAGCAGCTTCATGGTTAAAGTAACTGAGCTAGATAAAGAGCATGCCTCTGTGTCAAGTCATGTGTCTAGGCTGATTTCTTCATTTGAAAGGTTCTATGAAATGGCCCAAGAGGAGAAAATGCTAATGACAAGATCTTCTAAGGATAATTTTGAACATCTCCAAAGCCAGTATGTAGATTTGACGTCAGAAAACAATGCTCTGAAAACTGAAATTGAAGAACTGAAGTCCAGACTCATAGAGTTTCAGAGAACTCAAGAAATTGTTATGGTTCAACAtgttgaggaatgccaagtggctgaagataagatcagaagattagAGTCTGAAGCTGAAGTTTCTGCCTCCAACATCAATCAGTTAGAAAAATTAGCTTCTGAACTACAAGGGAGAATTCAAAAGTTGCTAGAAGATTCTACCCTTGCTGAAAATCACAAG CAAGAGTTGCTTCAAAAGATTTTGAAGCTAGAATCAGATAATCAGGAGCTTCTAGGCCAAGTGCAATCCATTATGGAAGAGAAGTCTAATAATGCTGAATCTCTGCAAGGAGAGATAACTAAGCGTGACCAGCAGGTTAATACACTTGAGAATCAGATCAACCAGCTTCGCAGTGTTCTGGATGAGAAGGAGCAACTCTATCGTTGTTCTGTAGAAAGAGAGAAGATTTTGGAGGACCAGAAATTACAG GTCGAAGCATCACTTTCTGCAACAGAGTGCCAACTTAGTGAGGCAAAAAAACAGTATGATCTCATGCTTGAAGGTGAAAAGATAGAGCTATCCAAGCATTTGGAAGAGCTATCTCTCAAAAATGACCAG GCGATCAATGAAATCCGTAAGAAATATGAACTTGAAAAGATAGAAATTACTAATGCCGAAAAAGAAAAG GCAGAAAAGCTCATAAGGGAAATTGAAAACAAATGCAACGAAAAGATATCACAGAACAAGCATGATTCTGAGAGGTATTTGATTTGCCTTAAGGAGGAACATGGCACAATG GTGGCGAGAATTCAGCAGGATAATGAGCATAAAGAGTCAATTCTCCAGGCTCATCACAAAGAAGAACTGCAGCGCATTCAGTCCCAGGCTGAGAATGAATTGAGGGAG AGGCTGTCATTGCTCAGAAAAGAGCATGAACTTCAAATAAAATCACTAAGGATGCATCATGATGAAGAATGCCAGAGGATGCAGGAGGAACTGGAGCTTCAGAAGTCCAAG GAGGAGAAGCAAAGAGCATTATTACAATTACAGTGGAAAGTAATGGGAGAAAGTCAACAAGTTGATCAAGAAGTGAACTCTAAGAAG GAATACTCTGTTTCGTCGATTAAGAGGAGAGATCCATATGGAAGAAAAGAACATGAGGTCCAGTTGGCAAGTCCGGAGACCAAACGGAAG GATGTAAACTTACCTGGGATTTTAGaatcaccaatttcgaacatgTTGAGAAAGGTAGACAAAGTGTCTCAGGACATTCCTAAACATAGAAAG GTAACACACCATGAATATGAAGTTGAGACAGCAAATGGAAGAATCACAAAGCGCAGGAAAACTAGGAGCACTGTCATGTTTGGT GAACCGAACACTCAGAAGTCTTTGCATAATACTGCTGACAAAGATGTTACAAAAATAAAAAAG GTTCCTACAGGATCCCGTGCACATCCTGCAAACCTTGGTGAATTATTCTCTGAGGGTTCCTTGAATCCATATGCTGACGACCCTTATGCTTTTGGCTAG
- the LOC136495412 gene encoding ubiquitin carboxyl-terminal hydrolase 4-like, giving the protein MVMGASGSKLEKALGDQFPEGERYFGLENFGNTCYCNSVLQALYFCIPFREQLLEYYANNKTPGDAEENLLTCLADLFMQISQAKKKTGVIAPKRFVQRVKKQNELFRSYMHQDAHEFLNFLLNELVDILEKESSAAKDSPQLSSPEKAPNGPVQPLANGVKKEPPVTLVHKNFQGLLTNETRCLRCETVTARDETFLDLSVDIEQNSSITSCLKNFCSTETLNAEDKFFCDKCCSLQEAQKRMKIKKAPHILVIHLKRFKYIEQLGRYKKLSYRVVFPMELKLSNTSDDVDTEYSLFAVVVHVGSGPNHGHYVSLVKSHNHWLFFDDENVEMVEEQTLQTFFGSSHEYSGNTDHGYILFYEGLGGKS; this is encoded by the exons ATGGTCATGGGAGCCAGCGGCTCCAAGCTTGAGAAGGCCCTCGGTGACCAGTTCCCGGAAGGCGAGCGCTACTTCGGCCTCGAGAACTTCGGCAACACCTGCTACTGCAACAGTGTCCTTCAG GCACTTTATTTTTGCATTCCATTCAGGGAGCAGTTACTGGAATATTATGCAAATAACAAAACTCCAGGTGATGCTGAGGAAAATCTTTTGACTTGTTTGGCCGACCTTTTTATGCAG ATAAGCCAAGCAAAGAAAAAGACCGGTGTTATTGCTCCAAAACGTTTTGTTCAGAGAGTGAAGAAACAGAATGAGTTGTTTCGCAGCTACATGCACCAG GATGCACATGAGTTCTTAAATTTCCTTTTGAATGAACTTGTTGATATTCTGGAAAAAGAGTCAAGTGCTGCTAAGGATTCGCCCCAATTGTCATCTCCTGAAAAAGCTCCAAATGGCCCAGTTCAACCTTTAGCCAATGGAGTTAAAAAAGAACCACCAGTTACTCTGGTCCATAAAAATTTCCAG GGCTTATTGACCAACGAAACAAGATGCTTAAGATGTGAAACAGTAACTGCAAGGGATGAAACATTTCTTGATCTTAGTGTTGACATTGAACAAAATAGTTCTATCACAAGCTGCCTGAAAAATTTCTGTTCTACAGAGACTTTAAATGCAGAGGATAAATTCTTCTGCGACAAATGCTGCAG TTTGCAAGAAGCACAGAagagaatgaagatcaagaaGGCTCCCCACATATTGGTGATCCATCTAAAGCGTTTCAAGTACATTGAGCAGCTTGGCCGGTATAAGAAGCTTTCATACCGGGTTGTATTCCCCATGGAACTGAAGCTCAGTAATACATCCGACGACGTAGACACTGAGTACTCCCTCTTTGCTGTTGTGGTCCATGTCGGAAGTGGCCCCAACCATGGGCATTATGTAAGCCTTGTCAAAAGCCACAACCACTGGTTGTTCTTCGACGACGAAAATGTCGAGATGGTTGAAGAGCAGACCCTACAAACATTCTTCGGTTCCTCACATGAATACTCAGGC
- the LOC136495407 gene encoding synaptonemal complex protein ZEP1-like isoform X2 produces MQKLSGFRSLEGFRSLAGSASTAMKAANLRPSPDTGGTSYGSFANLKITAEKLVKEQASVKTDLEMAHVKLRRATEQINLLEGKLQQAVNENAKLKVKQTEDSKLWQGLDSKLSSTKTLCDQLTETLQQLASQTEQAEEDKKFFEEMLGKNSKDLDAFNCLLRDLSTKLEDAEQKIISGRQEMLQIKQEKEEMDQSYKERLYSNDTTIKEKDSLIKQLEGSVEENKSRLICLDSRLQCMEQELKLKDDVCTNLKGNLASSESEKNSLELMNKGHILEIEKLCQDNKDLRELLSSFMVKVTELDKEHASVSSHVSRLISSFERFYEMAQEEKMLMTRSSKDNFEHLQSQYVDLTSENNALKTEIEELKSRLIEFQRTQEIVMVQHVEECQVAEDKIRRLESEAEVSASNINQLEKLASELQGRIQKLLEDSTLAENHKQELLQKILKLESDNQELLGQVQSIMEEKSNNAESLQGEITKRDQQVNTLENQINQLRSVLDEKEQLYRCSVEREKILEDQKLQVEASLSATECQLSEAKKQYDLMLEGEKIELSKHLEELSLKNDQAINEIRKKYELEKIEITNAEKEKAEKLIREIENKCNEKISQNKHDSERYLICLKEEHGTMVARIQQDNEHKESILQAHHKEELQRIQSQAENELRERLSLLRKEHELQIKSLRMHHDEECQRMQEELELQKSKEEKQRALLQLQWKVMGESQQVDQEVNSKKEYSVSSIKRRDPYGRKEHEVQLASPETKRKDVNLPGILESPISNMLRKVDKVSQDIPKHRKVTHHEYEVETANGRITKRRKTRSTVMFGKSLHNTADKDVTKIKKVPTGSRAHPANLGELFSEGSLNPYADDPYAFG; encoded by the exons ATGCAGAAGCTATCGGGGTTTAGGAGCCTCGAGGGGTTCCGATCCCTCGCTGGATCCGCCTCGACGGCCATGAAGGCCGCAAACCTCAGGCCCTCCCCGGATACCGGGGGTACTTCGTACGGGAGCTTCGCCAATCTTAAGATCACAGCAG AGAAACTGGTCAAGGAGCAGGCTTCAGTGAAGACTGATCTAGAAATGGCG CATGTCAAATTGAGAAGAGCAACAGAACAGATAAACCTTTTAGAGGGAAAACTTCAACAAGCTGTGAATGAAAATGCAAAGCTTAAGGTGAAGCAGACTGAAGATTCGAAGCTCTGGCAGGGATTAGATTCGAAACTCTCCTCAACAAAGACCTTGTGTGATCAACTGACTGAAACACTGCAGCAGCTAGCTAGTCAGACAGAACAAG CTGAGGAAGATAAGAAGTTTTTTGAGGAGATGCTTGGGAAGAATTCCAAAGATCTGGATGCATTCAACTGCCTGTTGCGTGATTTATCAACAAAACTGGAGGATGCAGAACAAAAGATAATTTCAG GGCGACAGGAGATGTTGCAGATCAAACAAGAGAAAGAAGAGATGGATCAAAGTTACAAGGAACGACTGTATTCAAATGATACTACGATAAAGGAAAAAG ATTCCCTCATCAAGCAGTTGGAGGGTTCAGTTGAGGAAAATAAATCCCGCTTGATATGTCTTGACTCCCGCTTGCAATGCATGGAGCAAGAGCTGAAACTAAAAGATGATGTTTGTACCAACCTGAAAGGAAACCTAGCAAGCAGTGAAAGTGAAAAGAACAGCTTGGAGCTTATGAATAAGGGACACATTCTGGAAATTGAAAAACTATGCCAGGACAATAAGGATCTTAGGGAATTGCTTAGCAGCTTCATGGTTAAAGTAACTGAGCTAGATAAAGAGCATGCCTCTGTGTCAAGTCATGTGTCTAGGCTGATTTCTTCATTTGAAAGGTTCTATGAAATGGCCCAAGAGGAGAAAATGCTAATGACAAGATCTTCTAAGGATAATTTTGAACATCTCCAAAGCCAGTATGTAGATTTGACGTCAGAAAACAATGCTCTGAAAACTGAAATTGAAGAACTGAAGTCCAGACTCATAGAGTTTCAGAGAACTCAAGAAATTGTTATGGTTCAACAtgttgaggaatgccaagtggctgaagataagatcagaagattagAGTCTGAAGCTGAAGTTTCTGCCTCCAACATCAATCAGTTAGAAAAATTAGCTTCTGAACTACAAGGGAGAATTCAAAAGTTGCTAGAAGATTCTACCCTTGCTGAAAATCACAAG CAAGAGTTGCTTCAAAAGATTTTGAAGCTAGAATCAGATAATCAGGAGCTTCTAGGCCAAGTGCAATCCATTATGGAAGAGAAGTCTAATAATGCTGAATCTCTGCAAGGAGAGATAACTAAGCGTGACCAGCAGGTTAATACACTTGAGAATCAGATCAACCAGCTTCGCAGTGTTCTGGATGAGAAGGAGCAACTCTATCGTTGTTCTGTAGAAAGAGAGAAGATTTTGGAGGACCAGAAATTACAG GTCGAAGCATCACTTTCTGCAACAGAGTGCCAACTTAGTGAGGCAAAAAAACAGTATGATCTCATGCTTGAAGGTGAAAAGATAGAGCTATCCAAGCATTTGGAAGAGCTATCTCTCAAAAATGACCAG GCGATCAATGAAATCCGTAAGAAATATGAACTTGAAAAGATAGAAATTACTAATGCCGAAAAAGAAAAG GCAGAAAAGCTCATAAGGGAAATTGAAAACAAATGCAACGAAAAGATATCACAGAACAAGCATGATTCTGAGAGGTATTTGATTTGCCTTAAGGAGGAACATGGCACAATG GTGGCGAGAATTCAGCAGGATAATGAGCATAAAGAGTCAATTCTCCAGGCTCATCACAAAGAAGAACTGCAGCGCATTCAGTCCCAGGCTGAGAATGAATTGAGGGAG AGGCTGTCATTGCTCAGAAAAGAGCATGAACTTCAAATAAAATCACTAAGGATGCATCATGATGAAGAATGCCAGAGGATGCAGGAGGAACTGGAGCTTCAGAAGTCCAAG GAGGAGAAGCAAAGAGCATTATTACAATTACAGTGGAAAGTAATGGGAGAAAGTCAACAAGTTGATCAAGAAGTGAACTCTAAGAAG GAATACTCTGTTTCGTCGATTAAGAGGAGAGATCCATATGGAAGAAAAGAACATGAGGTCCAGTTGGCAAGTCCGGAGACCAAACGGAAG GATGTAAACTTACCTGGGATTTTAGaatcaccaatttcgaacatgTTGAGAAAGGTAGACAAAGTGTCTCAGGACATTCCTAAACATAGAAAG GTAACACACCATGAATATGAAGTTGAGACAGCAAATGGAAGAATCACAAAGCGCAGGAAAACTAGGAGCACTGTCATGTTTGGT AAGTCTTTGCATAATACTGCTGACAAAGATGTTACAAAAATAAAAAAG GTTCCTACAGGATCCCGTGCACATCCTGCAAACCTTGGTGAATTATTCTCTGAGGGTTCCTTGAATCCATATGCTGACGACCCTTATGCTTTTGGCTAG